In Novosphingobium resinovorum, the following are encoded in one genomic region:
- a CDS encoding TonB-dependent receptor, producing MTTTARFMGATGVSVLALLAATCPASARAEAADAAADTAAAAAEGGGGPIGEIVVSAERTNVTLQKASLSVTAVTDDTLNKANITEVTGLNGSVPGLVVAKSGGGERMISIRGIGSETPENPSTQPGVSFHVDGVYIFNSIAANAAFIDVAQVEVLRGPQGTMYGQGSTGGTINVVSKQPDASALSGSANFGYGNYNMLKADAAINVPITDTLAIRAAGQRLRHDGYAKATDVAGQPGYELDDADEWGGKLAVKWTPTDRVSVLLSTIQYKGDQNATAQKNVLDPNPDPRELTQDFPGKTYIRTQLYYGVVKFDLGGATFSSITGYQKLHSDLSWDGDGLNPALFLQASGGFYNYDHIATWQQNTASWTQEYNIASDNEGPFRWIVGGVYLRSKNKNYINEYRDNKGDGLNPPLATGTLFSDPLVKAITYAELSAITREAYAGYAQGSLELTNALTVTAGIRYNHDKYSGVSDSMSGGTSGQTSGAYLQPAPTLGTSTGRLTGKFALDYQLTPSNMVYASYTRGFKPGGINSAAASGNSSYTIFGMETGVKPTYKPETLDSIEIGSKNRFFGDTLQINASAFYYFYKDLQFLEEDAVLFGEGISNAPKAEVYGAELEMDWHATQHLRFEGSLSLLHGKFTEDYLALNATAADAAQVAAGYGGVGGFFANFGNAVYVREAARENINGNKIPKMPSVQGSAALSWTGDIGPGEFTARAQYIYRGKFQSRVFNTPGQDDTPDYSQVNLFASYAFADTGFSVSATVTNLFDTNGINSRFTDPYGSGQISDTYIPPRQALFSVGYKF from the coding sequence GTGACCACGACTGCTCGATTCATGGGCGCCACCGGCGTCTCCGTCCTCGCATTGCTGGCAGCGACTTGTCCGGCTTCGGCACGGGCCGAAGCGGCGGACGCGGCCGCCGATACCGCAGCGGCGGCGGCTGAGGGCGGCGGCGGTCCGATCGGCGAGATCGTCGTCTCGGCGGAGCGCACCAACGTCACTCTCCAGAAGGCGTCGCTTTCGGTCACGGCGGTCACCGACGATACGCTGAACAAGGCGAACATCACCGAAGTCACCGGCCTCAACGGCAGCGTGCCGGGCCTCGTCGTCGCCAAGAGCGGCGGCGGCGAGCGGATGATCTCGATCCGCGGCATCGGTTCGGAGACGCCGGAGAACCCCTCGACCCAGCCGGGTGTCTCGTTCCACGTCGACGGCGTCTACATCTTCAATTCGATCGCCGCGAACGCTGCCTTCATCGACGTCGCGCAAGTCGAAGTGCTGCGCGGTCCGCAGGGCACGATGTACGGGCAGGGATCGACCGGCGGCACCATCAACGTGGTGTCGAAGCAGCCCGACGCCTCGGCGCTGTCCGGCTCGGCGAACTTTGGCTACGGCAACTACAACATGCTCAAGGCCGATGCGGCCATCAACGTGCCGATCACCGATACGCTGGCGATCCGTGCCGCCGGGCAGCGCCTGCGCCATGACGGCTATGCCAAGGCCACGGATGTCGCCGGGCAGCCCGGCTATGAACTCGACGATGCCGATGAATGGGGCGGCAAGCTGGCCGTCAAGTGGACCCCGACCGACCGCGTCTCGGTGCTGCTCTCAACCATCCAGTACAAGGGCGACCAGAACGCGACCGCGCAGAAAAACGTGCTCGATCCCAATCCCGACCCGCGCGAACTGACGCAGGATTTCCCGGGCAAGACCTATATCCGCACCCAGCTCTATTACGGCGTGGTCAAGTTCGACCTGGGCGGCGCAACGTTCAGCTCGATCACCGGCTACCAGAAGCTGCACAGCGACCTGTCATGGGACGGCGACGGGCTGAACCCGGCACTGTTCCTGCAGGCCAGCGGTGGCTTCTACAACTACGACCACATCGCCACCTGGCAGCAGAACACCGCCTCTTGGACGCAGGAATACAACATCGCCTCGGACAACGAGGGGCCATTCCGCTGGATCGTCGGCGGGGTCTACCTGCGCTCGAAGAACAAGAACTACATCAACGAATATCGCGACAACAAGGGCGACGGGCTTAACCCGCCGCTGGCCACGGGCACGCTGTTCAGCGATCCGCTGGTCAAAGCGATCACTTATGCCGAACTCTCGGCCATCACCCGCGAGGCCTATGCCGGGTATGCGCAAGGCAGTCTCGAACTGACGAACGCGCTGACGGTGACGGCGGGCATCCGCTACAACCACGACAAGTACAGCGGCGTCAGCGACAGCATGTCCGGCGGTACCAGCGGGCAGACTTCAGGGGCCTATCTCCAGCCTGCGCCGACCCTCGGCACCAGCACCGGACGCCTGACCGGCAAGTTCGCGCTGGACTACCAGTTGACCCCCAGCAACATGGTCTACGCCAGCTACACGCGCGGCTTCAAGCCGGGCGGCATCAACAGCGCGGCGGCGAGCGGGAACAGCTCCTACACCATCTTCGGCATGGAGACCGGCGTGAAGCCGACCTACAAGCCCGAGACTTTGGACTCGATCGAGATCGGTTCCAAGAACCGCTTCTTCGGCGATACGCTGCAGATCAATGCCTCGGCGTTCTACTACTTCTACAAGGACCTGCAGTTCCTCGAGGAGGACGCGGTGCTGTTCGGTGAGGGCATCAGCAATGCCCCGAAGGCGGAAGTCTACGGCGCCGAACTGGAGATGGACTGGCACGCCACGCAGCACCTGAGGTTCGAGGGCTCGCTGTCGCTGCTGCACGGCAAGTTCACCGAGGACTATCTGGCCCTCAACGCCACGGCTGCCGACGCGGCACAGGTCGCGGCGGGCTATGGCGGCGTCGGCGGCTTCTTCGCCAATTTCGGCAATGCGGTCTATGTCCGCGAGGCAGCGCGCGAGAACATCAACGGCAACAAGATCCCCAAGATGCCCTCGGTACAGGGATCGGCGGCGCTCTCGTGGACCGGCGATATCGGCCCCGGCGAATTCACCGCCCGCGCGCAGTACATCTATCGCGGCAAGTTCCAGTCGCGCGTATTCAACACGCCGGGGCAGGACGATACACCCGACTACTCGCAGGTGAACCTGTTCGCCAGCTACGCCTTCGCCGATACCGGCTTCAGCGTCTCGGCCACGGTGACCAACCTGTTCGACACGAACGGCATCAACTCGCGCTTCACCGATCCTTACGGCAGCGGGCAGATCTCGGACACCTACATCCCGCCGCGCCAAGCACTCTTCTCGGTCGGGTACAAGTTCTGA